From Acetobacter sp.:
AGCCCTCGTGCGCCTTCCCATGAGGCGTCACCCACACCAAAAGTACGCCATGACGTCCCACAGTGCTCTTTTGGGCGCTGACAACCTGCTGACAATAGGCCTCTATGGAGGCGTTGTCAGCAAAAACGGTCCCGAAGGACCGTCTTTATCGACCTGATTTTCAAGAGAAAATCTGGAGCGGGCGAAGGGATTCGAACCCTCGACCCCAACCTTGGCAAGGTTGTGCTCTACCCCTGAGCTACGCCCGCTTCGTCTGCGATGAGCGGTGATTTAAAGCAGGCTTCCGCGCTGCGCAAGCCCTTCGGCGCAGATTTTTCACAAATTTTTCCGCACCGAACAGCCAGCCATGGAAGGTTCGTAAAAACCCTCAGATTCCGGGGAGTTCGTTGGCGGTCACGACTCTCCAGACACCGTCATGACACTCCAGAATCGTGAGCGAGAGATTCTGGATCGAGAAATGCAGCGCCGTATCCGCGTCGATCTTCAGTGCGTGCGCCAGCGCCGCCCGGATGGCTCCGCCATGACTCACGACGACCATGTCCTGTTTCGCATGACTGGCTGCCAGCATGCTCAGCGCATGTCCGACGCGGCGGCACACATCGACCATGTTTTCCCCACCCGGAGGCCGTTCCTCGCCAGAAAGCGGCCAGAAATAATGCGGGGCGCGTTCAAGTTTTTTCGGGAACTCGGCATGCGGCAGGCCCTGCCATTCGCCCAGTTCCTGTTCCAGAAATCCCGGTTCGACCGTCAGCGGACGTTCTCCATAACCGGCATTCTGGATGGCTTCCGCCGTACGACGGGTGCGGGAAAGAGGTGTGACAAACCAGTGTGCGTCGGAGGGCAGACGTCGGGCCAGCGCCTCATACATCGGCTGCTGCGCCACGAGGCTTTCCGGGCAGAGCGGAACATCCATCGTGCCATACATCATGGCGCGGGCGTTCTGTTCCACCAGAGCGTGGCGGATCAGCCAGAAGCGCGTGACGCCTCTTTCAAGCCGGGGAGCATCGAGAAAATTTCCCTGATTGTTCTGCCCTGCCGGGCATGCATCCGGGGCGGCTGAAGCCATCATTTCTCTCCATTCTGTTGTGACAGACTCCGCACCGGAGCCGGAACCGGCAGGGTAGCGGGTGCGTAGGTCGGCAGCGGGTCATAGCGCGCAATGCGTTCCCAGTGGTGACAGATCAGGGAAATTTTTGCGAGAATCATGCGGGCATCGGCAATTTCACGCGCCAGTCTTACTTCCGTGCTCAAATCGGCGTGAACAGGCTCGCCGGATATGAGGCGGGCACCGGCTGAAATTCTCAGGGCGCCTGCGTTCTCGCCATCAAGCGCCCTGCTGGGCACCGCAACGGGTTGCCCGATATGGCAGAGCAGACCGGCCACCTCACTTTCGCGCTCCGGTTCGTCAGGGCCGAAAACCGGTCGAAGATCCGCGTTCAGCCAGTGATAGAGCTGACGGGCCTTTTCAAGCTCAAGCGGAATGAAGCCATCTTTTGCGTCATGACCGGGAGCGCGGACCAGAAAACTGAGGATGGTGGTCATATCATCCCACGAGTCCGGCAGGATGGCGCGCACGGGTGTCGGCGTCTCCAGCAGCAGCACATCGGGACAACGTGTCATGGCCTCCCTGACGCCGGACAGGAAGCGCTCAAGACGCCACCGGATTTCCAGCGGCGGAATGCTGGTCAGCGCCTCCATCTCGGCCAGCGCCGCCGCCCAGCGCAGAACCAGACCGTGATTCACCACATCCGAGAGACCGCGGGTGGCCCTGCATTCAGGCCATTCGCCGCATCCGGCATAGGCTTTCAGGCCAGCGGGAAGAACGTCGTGGTCGAGACGCTCCCTCCACGCCTCCGGCAGCAGCAGCGCACCGCAGAATGGCGGTCCCGTGAAGAATTTTGATCCCGTGATCATGACGGCGCGTCCGGCGCGGACCCAGCCGCCGATCCGTGAAGGCATCAGGCGCGCCTGACAGGCATCCACGACGATATCGCACTCGGGTCCGAACGCGCGGGAGAAAGTCTCCAGCGCCGTTTCGTTGGGGGCCAGCAGGCCGGTCTTGGAAAGGTCCAACTGGTGCAGCAGCACATGACGACCCGCCCGGATCGCCCGTTCCATATGAGCCCGACATTCTGCCGTCAGAATGGTCTTGTCCACCTCGCACCCGTCCGGAGTCCGCAGACGAACTTCCTCGACGGTATTCCCGGCGACCGGACCGAATCCTTCGATGGCCTCGCCACGTGGAACATGGGGGCTGCGGGCCGTATCGGCCGCGAAATGACGGCCCGCCGCAGCGAGAGGAACGCCCCGTCCGGTTTCTTCCGGCGCGATGAGGATATTGGTGACCGGCTTTCGCGCCGGATTCATTTCCGCGATGGCCAGAGCCGCTAGTTCGCAGTCGGTGCCTGAAGGCGCGAGAATGACCCGCTCGCCGTCCCGCAGGCCGTAATACCGGGCCAGCCTGTTACGAATGTTCCCAGCCGTTTCAATAAGCATTGAATGGCTACAATCGTATAACAGCGCTCTTTGCAGCCGAATCCGCACCCGTTCAGCCGCTGCGAAGCCGCGCTCTGAGACGGAGGAGGCGGTGGAGGACGCGAACGTCGCGGCCCAGGGACGAGGCCGATGCGAACAGCCGTAATGATTGAGGCCGTTCCGGGGATCAAGCCGGAGTCGCGCATCACCTCCGGACGCCATCAGGACTTCCAGCGGTCCGATGAGCGACCATGTTTTGGTCAGCCATGAGAAAAGCGCTTCAAAGAGCGGAAGAGGCGGCGTTGCCTCGCCACCCGCCTCGGCAGAGAGATGGGTTTTCAGCGTGTCCCATATTGTCATGAGAACGCCCGGTGAGGGTGGCTGAACACCTCCCATGAGAGCGACCCAGACCGGGGGTGACGTGTCCTGACCCGCGCCTCCATCAAGCGCCTCGAACAGAGCCGCGGTTCGGGCCGCGGCGAAACTGGCCCGCAGCAGAAGTGGCAGAGGCAGGGGCGCCGTCGTTTCCCTGCGCAGGATGTCTTCAACCAGCAGAGTCAGTTCCAGACCATGACGGAGGGTCCATGCCGTTCCTGTCCGGAGGATTCGTTCCGCGAAGATAAGGCGCATCCGGTCCGGCGTTTTTCCGCTGATCGTGAAAGAGTCAGCGCCTCTTCCTGTCACAATTTCGACACGGGTTTCGTCCGCCACACACCGAAGATCAGGCCGTTTCAGGAGGTGAAACACTGCGATGGCGGACGACTGTGCCAATATGAGAGCATCCTGTTGCCGTTAAATGAACATCAAGAGTGCCATAACTATGGTTAATCGGATACTCAGGCGTGCAGCTTGTTGTAACAGATGCGTGACGTGTCGTGCTGGCGGTACAGACCAGCCTTCGCTATAGGCTGTAGTGCCCCTTGGAAGGCACTCGAAACGGGATGATTTGATGCGTATTCTTCTCACTGGCGGATGTGGATTTATCGGGTCCGCAGTTGTGCGCCATATTATCGGCGCTACCGAACATTCGGTGCTCAATGTGGACTGCATGACCTACGCCGCGTCACCGGAAACGGTGGCCGCCGTCGCTTCGTCAGATCGCTATCAGTTCGCTCAGGTCAACATCACGGACGGTCCGGCGCTGGCGAAGCTGTTCGAGGACTTCCGTCCCGATGCTGTCATGCATCTGGCGGCTGAAAGCCATGTGGACCGCTCCATCGACGGACCCGGCGTGTTCATCCAGACCAACGTGGTCGGCACCTACACGCTGCTGGAGGCCGCCCGTGGCTACTGGCAGACGCTGGACGAGACTGCCCGCAAGGCCTTCCGCTTTCACCACATTTCCACTGACGAAGTCTTTGGCGCGCTGGAACTGGACGATCCTCCGTTCACCGAAACGACGCCTTACGACCCGCGCAGCCCGTATTCCGCCTCCAAGGCGTCGTCCGATCATCTGGTCCGCGCCTGGTATCACACCTATGGCCTGCCGACCTTCGTGACCAACACGACCAACAATTACGGCATCTGGCATTTCCCGGAAAAACTGATCCCGCTGGTGACGATCAACGCCATCGAGGGCAAGGAACTGCCGGTTTATGGCAAGGGTGAGAACGTCCGTGACTGGCTGTTCGTGGAAGATCACGCGGAAGCGCTGGTCAAGGCCGTCGAAGTCGGCAAGCCCGGCGAGACCTACGCCATCGGCGCCCGTCAGCCGCGCACGAACCTTGAGGTCGTGAAGGCGATCTGCTCCGTTCTGGACGAGCTTCTGCCTGACCCCGCTGGGCCGCGTGAGCGTCTCATCCGCTTCGTCACCGATCGCCCCGGACATGATTTCAAGTATGAGATCGATCCGACGCACGCGGAGACCGAACTGGGCTGGAAAGCCAAGCACAATTTCGAATCTGGCATCCGCCGCACCATCCAGTGGTATCTCGATAACCGCGACTGGTGGGAATCCATCCGTTCACGTCGCTACACAGGCGAACGTCTCGGTCAGGCCAAGAAATAACCCCTCCGGAAACGCATAATCATGAGCAAGACACCACCCGTCGAGACCAAAATGAAGGGTATTCTGTTGGCCGGAGGTTCAGGCACGCGCCTGTATCCGATGACCCTCGCCGCCAGCAAGCAACTGCTGCCGGTCTACGACAAGCCGATGATCTATTATCCGCTGACGACGCTCATGCTCGCCGGCATCCGGGACATCATGATCATCTCCACCCCCGCCGACCTGCCGCAGTTCAAGCGTCTGCTCGGCGACGGTTCGCAGTTCGGCGTCCGCTTCGAATATCGTGAACAGCCGACCCCCGATGGCATCGCGCAGGCCTTCCTGATCGCGGGCGAGTGGCTGAAAGGCAGCCCCTGCGCTCTGGTGCTCGGTGACAACCTGATCTTTGCCGATCATCTGTCCGCCCTGCTCCAGAAGGCTGGCAAGATCGAGAAAGGCGCGACCGTATTCGCCTATCAGGTCCGTGATCCGGAACGCTACGGCGTGGTCAGCTTCGATGAGACCGGCAAGGCTCTCACGGTTGAGGAAAAACCGGCTGAGCCGGCTTCCAACTGGGCCATCACCGGCCTCTATTTCTACGATGACCGTGTGTATGACTTCGCCCGCAAGGTGAAGCCTTCCGCGCGCGGCGAACTGGAAATCACCGACCTCAACCGTTTCTACCTTGAGGAAGGCACATTGCAGGTCGATCGTCTGGGTCGTGGCTGCGCGTGGCTGGACGCCGGACTGCCGGAAAGCCTCATGCAGGCCGGTCAGTTCGTCCACACGATTCAGGCGCGTCAGGGCATGCTCGTCGGCTCGCCGGGAGAAGTGGCCTTCCGCATGGGTTATATCACTGCGGACCAGCTTCGGGATCACGCCGCGAAGATGGGCAAGACCGAACTTGGTCGTGTGCTGAAAGAACTGGCCGACCACGGCCAGCAGGGCTGAACACCCCGTCTCCCCCTTGCCCGACCGACGGACAGGGGGGAAAGTTCACCAGTACGGCACCGCGATTGTTGCAAAAGGGCCGTCATGGCCCGTTTTTTATGGAGTAGAGTCTATGAAGGTCGAGCGTCTGGCTATTCCCGACGTCATTCTCGTCACCCCGCCGCGATTCTCCGACAATCGTGGGTTCTTCTCCGAAACCTACAATATCGACCGTATGAAGGACGCCGGGATCACCCTCCCCTTCGTGCAGGACAACCAGAGCCTGTCCCGTCAGAAAGGCGTGGTCCGTGGCCTGCACTGCCAGCTCGATCCGCATGCACAGGGCAAGCTCGTGCGCTGCACCAAGGGCGCGATCTGGGATGTCGCCATCGACGCCCGCACAGGCTCCCCGACCTACGGCAAGTGGGTAGCGGCTGAGCTGTCCGAGGAAAACTGGTCGCAACTCTGGATTCCGCCGGGCTTCCTGCACGGCTTCTGCACTCTCACGGACAATGCCGAGGTGCAGTACAAATGCACCGGCCTGTATGACAAGGCGTCCGAACGTGCAGTGATCTGGAACAGCACGGAACTGGCGATCGACTGGCCGATCAAGCCGGAAGAGGCCGTGCTGTCCGACAAGGATCTGGAAGCGCCTGAGTTTTCCGCAGCCAAGGGATGGTTCGAATACAAATGACCGACAGTTCCAGCAAAGGTCCGATCCTCGTCACTGGCGGCAACGGACAGCTCGCCACGTCTCTGGCCAATCTTGGCGCCCCGCGCATTGATCGCGTGGGGCGTCCCGAGTTCGATTTCGCCAGGCCGGAAACCATCGAAGCCGTGCTTGACGCGCACAGGCCCGTCGCCGTGGTGAACGCTGCCGCATGGACGGCCGTCGATCTCGCGGAGACGGAAGTCGCGGGTGCGGAAGCGGCCAACAGCACCGGCCCGGCCCTGCTGGCTGCCGCCTGCGCCAGACGCAACATCCCCTTCATTCATGTCTCCACGGACTATGTGTTTTCCGGTGACAAGGGCGCTCCCTATCTGGAGAGTGACCCGGTTTCCCCCGACACCGTCTATGGCCGCACGAAGGCCGAGGGTGAGCAGAAGGTTCTGGCGGCTGACCCGAAGGCCATCATCCTACGCACCTCATGGGTTTATTCCGCGCACGGCAAGAATTTCGTCCGCACGATGATCAATGCCGGTGCGAAGAACCCGGCCCTGAAGGTTGTGGGCGACCAGCGAGGCAATCCGACCAGTTCGGACGATCTGGCCGAGGCGATTCTCTCCATCCTCGCGCTGATCGAGCGTGACGGCTGGGAGGATCAGTATGCGGGCATCTACCATGCCTGCGGCACAGGAGAGGCGACATGGCATGAGCTGGCTGTCGCGGCGCTGGAAAACGCGGCGCGTCATGGTCAGAAAATGCCGGAAGTCGCAGCCATCCGCACCGAAGACTGGCCGACACCAGCCAAGCGCCCGGCTGATTCGCGCATGGACAACAGCAAGCTGAACGACGTGTTCGGCGTGAAGATGCCGGACTGGCGTCAGAGCGTAACGCGTACAGTCGATATGCTGTTTTCCGGCAAGACGGACTGACGGCACGCAGCCGGACAATGGGCGCATCTTCATGAATTCAGGTGACGATGCCTCGTTTCCGGACCGTGTTCCCCGACTTGTCTCCTCCCGGATGAGAAACGCGTCGTCCGGCGTTACGATCCTGCTATCCGTTCATAACGGCGAAGCCTATCTGAACGCCCAGATCGATTCCTTTCTGGCTCAGGATTATACCAACTGGAGATTGATCTGGCGGGATGACGGGTCATCCGATGCGTCCCGCTCTATTGTCCGGGCCTTCGCCGCCCATCGTGGCGCCGGACGCTGTCTGGAAATCGACGCAGGGACTTCGGCCTGTCTCGGCATCGCCGAGTCCTACCGCCGCCTCCTCGCGCATGTGCGGCCCGGCGCCATGGTCGCTTTTTCAGATCAGGACGATGTCTGGCTTCCCGACAAACTCCAACGCGCCGTCACCCGCCTTGGGGACGTTCCGGCGGGAACGCCCGCCCTTTACTGCGCCCGGCAGGTCCTTACGGACAACACCCTGAAACCCATCGGGCTCTCGCCTGCCCTGACACCGCCAGCAAGCTGCCTTTCGGCCCTGACACAGAATATCGCAACCGGATGCACGGTCGTTTTCAATGCCGCAACGCTGGCACTGCTTATGGCGACGCAGCCTCCGCCGTCACTCATTCTGCATGACTGGTGGGCCTATCTGACGGTCTCCGCGGCGGGCGGCACGATCTGCGTCGATAACAGTCCGAGCATCCTTTACCGGCAGCACGGCGCCAACGCGATCGGAGCCGCGCCATCCAGACTGAACCGGGGTAAGGCCGCGCTCCGCAGAGGACCGACGGCGTTCATGGCGATCTTCCGGTCCAGTCTCGACTGGTTGCTGGCTCACGGCACCATCCTTTCGCCTGAGACCATCGACGCTCTTGTCATCATTCGCGATGGCCTGAGAGGCGGTCCGCTGTCACGGATGCGGCTCCTGTGGCGTTTCCCGCATCTCGCACGAGCCGGTTTCGCGGAGAACCTGCTGTTCCGTCTCTGGTTTGTCTGCGGATAATATCAGCGGCCTTTTTGCCTGACCTTTTCTGCCGGGGAGATTGACAGGGCGCTACCCCGAACCCCGCCAAAGGCGCGCCTTTGGAAACTGTTTTATGATCAATAAATCGGGACGCAGGGACCTCCGATTCCTGCCGGGTGCGGGCAGAACCGGCTTCGACCTATGTCCTTCCTGTCGCCGACAGGTCGCCTATTTGCCCTTGGTGCCTGTTTTTGCGAGAACACAGGCTGATCGGATCAACCAGAGGAGCGCGTCCATGTTTCTGGCCCACAGGAACGGCCAGCCAGCCTGCGCTGTCGTGACTGAGGCGGATGCCAGAGGCGCTGTCTGGCTCGATCTTGTCGATCCAACAGACTCCGAGCGCGATCTGGCTGCGCATCTGACCGGTAAAATCATTCCGCAGCGCAGCGATCTGGAAGAGATCGAAAGTTCTTCAAGACTGCATACGGACGATGACGCCGTCTACATGTCGCTGCCGCTGGTGCGGCGCACGGAGACGGATCTTTATTCTTCTCCCATCGGTTTTGTGCTGACTCCCAACTGGCTCGTAACCATCCGGTTTTCCGACTACGCTTCCTTTGACAACGCCGCACGTCAGGTCGCGGAATCCAGAACCGGTCTCAGCAGTGACGACAGTCTGGTCATGATTCTCGAATGTATCGTGGATCGTCTGGCTGATGTTCTTGAGCATGTGGGACTCAATCTGAATCAGCTCTCCCGTGATGTGTTCGCCGGATACGACCCCAAAGGCAACACGAGGCTCGCATCATGGCAACGCACCATCCTGCGGCGGGTGGGACATGCCGAGGATTTCAGTTCGCTGATCCGTGACAGCCTGCTCGGCCTTGACCGTATCTCGATCTTCATCAGCGAGAACCGCAAGCACACACTTCCGCACGGTCTTGCCGCCCGTCTGGCCACGGTCAGCCGCGATGTCACGTCCCTGACGGACTTTGTTTCCCAGCTTTCCAACAAGATTCAGTTTCTGCTCGATGCGGCGCTGGGTTTCATCAGCATCGAACAGAATGACGGCATGAAGATCCTGACCGTGGTCAGCTTCATCGGTGTCGCCCCGACATTGATCGCCGGCATTTACGGGATGAACTTCAAGGATATTCCCGAGTTATCGTGGTCGTATGGATACTGGTATTCCCTGTGCGCCATGCTTGCCTCCGTTATCCTGCCGCTGCTCTGGTTCTGGCGGATCGGCTGGCTCAAGGGAGGCAATCGATAGGCCGGAAACACCGCGTCTACAGTGAGCAGGGGTTTCCGGCCCAACTTCTGTATCGTCGCCAGTGCGCCAGCATTAGCCGTCGGACCGAAAAACCTCGGAAGATCACCCCCCCCCTCCCGCCGGATGATGACCGAACCGCAGCGTCTCCGGACCGGTTTTCGTGACACGATGCCCGATCTTCCAAGGGTGAATGCGCCTGACCCGGCACTCCCTGCATTCAGCCCGGATCGGCACGTTTCATGGACATATTCTCGCTGCGCGTCCCGCCCTTTCCGAAGTGCTTTACGCTGGATCGCGTCACGCTCCGTCTGATGCCGGTTTCCCCTGAACATGCTCCTTCCCGACATCTCCGCTGGACAGTATCGGGCGACAAAAACCGGCTTCCGGGTAGCGCTGGTGTCTGTCGTGTGTGGTCCATGAGCGAACAGCCATGAGCTCGATAAAAATTGCTTGACAGAACAAAAACACGTGTCTACTCGGACAGCACCGCTGGTAAGTCTCTTGCCGGTGCGTTCCTCAAAATCAGGATTTCGCCCATCGGACGCGATAAACATCGTGATGCTCCGGGGCTGTGCCGAATGATGGCCAGTCTGCGAAAACCTTGACCCTTTCCGGTATTCTGCCTGCCACATCAAGGCGCACTCTGCATGCATCTCGCTGAACTGAAGGCCAAGTCTGCGGCCGATCTTCTCTCCTATGCCGAGGAACTCGGCGTGGAGAACGCCTCCTCGCTTCGCAAGCAGGAGCTCCTTTTCGCCATTCTCAAGACGCTGGCCGACAATGACCAAGCGATTTACGGCGACGGCACCCTTGAAATCCTGCCGGACGGCTTTGGCTATCTCCGCTCTCCGGAAGCCAACTACCTTTCCGGGCCGGATGACATCTACATCTCTCCGCTTCAGGTGCGCCGCTTCGGCCTGCGCACAGGCGATACGGTCGAAGGCCAGATCCGCGCCCCGCGCGACGGCGAGCGTTACTTCTCGCTGCTGAAGGTCAACACGATCAATTTCGAGCCGCCCGAAGCGGTCCGTCATCGCATCAACTTCGACAACCTCACGCCGCTCTATCCGGAGCGTCGCCTGCAGATGGAAGTCGAAGGACAGGGCGAAGTCGAGCCAGCGCCGACCAAGGGCAAGAAGGGCACGCAACGCGACTTCACGTCCCGCGTCATCGACCTTGTCGCGCCGATCGGCATGGGCCAGCGCGCGCTGATCGTCGCGCCGCCGCGCACCGGCAAAACCGTGATGCTCCAGAGCATCGCCAGTTCGATCTCAGCCAATCATCCGGAAGTCTTCCTGATCGTCCTGCTGATTGACGAACGTCCGGAAGAAGTCACCGACATGGCCCGCTCCGTGCGTGGTGAAGTCGTGGCCTCGACCTTCGATGAACCCGCACAGCGTCACGTGCAGGTCACGGAAATGGTGCTGGAGAAGGCCAAGCGTCTCGTCGAGCACAAGCGCGACGTGGTCATCCTGCTCGACTCGATCACCCGTCTGGCCCGAGCCTACAACACCGTCGTTCCTTCATCGGGCAAGGTGCTGACCGGTGGTGTGGACGCCAATGCGCTCCAGCGTCCGAAGCGTTTCTTCGGTGCGGCCCGTAACATTGAGGAAGGCGGCTCGCTGACGATCATCGCGACCGCGCTGATCGACACCGGTTCGCGTATGGACGAAGTCATCTTCGAAGAGTTCAAGGGCACGGGTAACTCCGAACTCATCCTTGACCGCAAACTGGCTGACAAGCGCGTCTTCCCGGCGATCGACATCACCAAGAGCGGCACGCGTAAGGAAGAGATGCTGGTCGATCGCGCCACGCTCTCGAAAATGTGGGTGCTGCGTCGTATCCTCGCGCCGATGGGCACGATGGACGCCATGGAGTTCCTGCTCGACAAGCTGAAATACAGCAAGTCGAACAATGACTTCTTTGAAGCGATGAATAACTGATTTTTCAGCGCCTGATGGACTGATACCTGAAATGCCGTCTCCCTGAGACGGCATTTTTTGTGTCTGTATCTTTTGATGGAATGAAGCCTGTATCCGGAAAAGCACTGGCTCTTTAGCCATCCATTTCAACAGGTCTGGATCAGGGGAGATGTGCTGCGTTGTGAGATTCGCGACTCGGTCTTGAACGTTCCTGTTAATATTTACGAAGCATATCCGTGTTTTTTGCCATTTCCGACTGGAGCCGGTCCAGCTTAAATGGGCGCTTCGTTTCTTTCAAAAATCATGCTGGAAATAAACAGCCGTCCGGTTATTTCGGTAGAGGTTCATCGGTAATATGCGTGCGACATGTTGTCGGCGCATTTTTTGAAATACCGAGGTATTTTAGTGCTGTCATATAGATACGGACACACATCCCATCGACAGGATTATCTCCAAAACAATACCTTGATTACGAAAGCGGTCAATCTTTACCTTCCTTCCACTTCGCGAGATGGATGCGCTTGACGAAATACGATCATGCCTACAGACTTCGGACATAAGGCAATGGATTCTGCCTGATCTTTTCGAAGGTCGAACTGCCTGCAAAGGCTGATGATTCCTACCCCCGCTATAGAAGCATGGAGGAGGAGTCTGTTCAGAATCATAGGTCTTTTCTGGAAATCATCACGTTGAATCGCTGCCTGAACCGGCAGCCCGCAACCATTTCCCGGACTCTGAAAAGATCCAGATTCCAACTGATTTTTTGTTTTGTCCGTAAGATGGATGGTCAGGTTTTCAGGTAATGACAACCTTATCTGGGGAAAGTAGTCATGCGTATTCTCGTCATTCTCGACCGTCCTGAGACAGCGCTCCTTACGCTGGAAACGGTTGGCCTTCTTATAAAAAAAATCCCTGACTGTGCTATCAAGATCCTTCATCCACGTCTGGCTGCCGATCCAAAATTCCAGTCACCGGACGAAGGCATCCCCAGCGCCGATGACACGACACACTTTGAAAATGAAATGGCTGCTCGATCTGCTGCGCTGCTCAGAGTCTTCAAAGAATGGCGTGCGATTTCATCCCCATTGGAAAAAGCTGAATGGTCTGAAATCTCAGGGATTCCACGTGCGATCGTCGCCGAACAGGCCGCAATGGCCGACCTGACGGTTCTGGGACGCCCGCTTTCTGATGATCCTGATTATGTCAGGCAGGCCTTTGACGGCGCCCTGTATGACGCGCAAGCAACGGTTCTCATTACACCTCTCCAGCGGAAGCAGACTGTGGCAACCCGTCCGGTGATTGCCTGGCATCCGTCAGCCAGTCTGGAGCAGCTTGTCATCGAGGCGCATCCGCTGCTGAAGCAGGCTGCCCACGTCACGGTCCTTATTGGCGAAGAGCGGGAGA
This genomic window contains:
- the rfbA gene encoding glucose-1-phosphate thymidylyltransferase RfbA codes for the protein MKGILLAGGSGTRLYPMTLAASKQLLPVYDKPMIYYPLTTLMLAGIRDIMIISTPADLPQFKRLLGDGSQFGVRFEYREQPTPDGIAQAFLIAGEWLKGSPCALVLGDNLIFADHLSALLQKAGKIEKGATVFAYQVRDPERYGVVSFDETGKALTVEEKPAEPASNWAITGLYFYDDRVYDFARKVKPSARGELEITDLNRFYLEEGTLQVDRLGRGCAWLDAGLPESLMQAGQFVHTIQARQGMLVGSPGEVAFRMGYITADQLRDHAAKMGKTELGRVLKELADHGQQG
- a CDS encoding histidine phosphatase family protein, with amino-acid sequence MMASAAPDACPAGQNNQGNFLDAPRLERGVTRFWLIRHALVEQNARAMMYGTMDVPLCPESLVAQQPMYEALARRLPSDAHWFVTPLSRTRRTAEAIQNAGYGERPLTVEPGFLEQELGEWQGLPHAEFPKKLERAPHYFWPLSGEERPPGGENMVDVCRRVGHALSMLAASHAKQDMVVVSHGGAIRAALAHALKIDADTALHFSIQNLSLTILECHDGVWRVVTANELPGI
- a CDS encoding magnesium transporter CorA family protein codes for the protein MFLAHRNGQPACAVVTEADARGAVWLDLVDPTDSERDLAAHLTGKIIPQRSDLEEIESSSRLHTDDDAVYMSLPLVRRTETDLYSSPIGFVLTPNWLVTIRFSDYASFDNAARQVAESRTGLSSDDSLVMILECIVDRLADVLEHVGLNLNQLSRDVFAGYDPKGNTRLASWQRTILRRVGHAEDFSSLIRDSLLGLDRISIFISENRKHTLPHGLAARLATVSRDVTSLTDFVSQLSNKIQFLLDAALGFISIEQNDGMKILTVVSFIGVAPTLIAGIYGMNFKDIPELSWSYGYWYSLCAMLASVILPLLWFWRIGWLKGGNR
- the rfbB gene encoding dTDP-glucose 4,6-dehydratase; the encoded protein is MRILLTGGCGFIGSAVVRHIIGATEHSVLNVDCMTYAASPETVAAVASSDRYQFAQVNITDGPALAKLFEDFRPDAVMHLAAESHVDRSIDGPGVFIQTNVVGTYTLLEAARGYWQTLDETARKAFRFHHISTDEVFGALELDDPPFTETTPYDPRSPYSASKASSDHLVRAWYHTYGLPTFVTNTTNNYGIWHFPEKLIPLVTINAIEGKELPVYGKGENVRDWLFVEDHAEALVKAVEVGKPGETYAIGARQPRTNLEVVKAICSVLDELLPDPAGPRERLIRFVTDRPGHDFKYEIDPTHAETELGWKAKHNFESGIRRTIQWYLDNRDWWESIRSRRYTGERLGQAKK
- the rfbD gene encoding dTDP-4-dehydrorhamnose reductase codes for the protein MTDSSSKGPILVTGGNGQLATSLANLGAPRIDRVGRPEFDFARPETIEAVLDAHRPVAVVNAAAWTAVDLAETEVAGAEAANSTGPALLAAACARRNIPFIHVSTDYVFSGDKGAPYLESDPVSPDTVYGRTKAEGEQKVLAADPKAIILRTSWVYSAHGKNFVRTMINAGAKNPALKVVGDQRGNPTSSDDLAEAILSILALIERDGWEDQYAGIYHACGTGEATWHELAVAALENAARHGQKMPEVAAIRTEDWPTPAKRPADSRMDNSKLNDVFGVKMPDWRQSVTRTVDMLFSGKTD
- the rfbC gene encoding dTDP-4-dehydrorhamnose 3,5-epimerase produces the protein MKVERLAIPDVILVTPPRFSDNRGFFSETYNIDRMKDAGITLPFVQDNQSLSRQKGVVRGLHCQLDPHAQGKLVRCTKGAIWDVAIDARTGSPTYGKWVAAELSEENWSQLWIPPGFLHGFCTLTDNAEVQYKCTGLYDKASERAVIWNSTELAIDWPIKPEEAVLSDKDLEAPEFSAAKGWFEYK
- a CDS encoding glycosyltransferase family 2 protein; the protein is MNSGDDASFPDRVPRLVSSRMRNASSGVTILLSVHNGEAYLNAQIDSFLAQDYTNWRLIWRDDGSSDASRSIVRAFAAHRGAGRCLEIDAGTSACLGIAESYRRLLAHVRPGAMVAFSDQDDVWLPDKLQRAVTRLGDVPAGTPALYCARQVLTDNTLKPIGLSPALTPPASCLSALTQNIATGCTVVFNAATLALLMATQPPPSLILHDWWAYLTVSAAGGTICVDNSPSILYRQHGANAIGAAPSRLNRGKAALRRGPTAFMAIFRSSLDWLLAHGTILSPETIDALVIIRDGLRGGPLSRMRLLWRFPHLARAGFAENLLFRLWFVCG
- the rho gene encoding transcription termination factor Rho, with the translated sequence MHLAELKAKSAADLLSYAEELGVENASSLRKQELLFAILKTLADNDQAIYGDGTLEILPDGFGYLRSPEANYLSGPDDIYISPLQVRRFGLRTGDTVEGQIRAPRDGERYFSLLKVNTINFEPPEAVRHRINFDNLTPLYPERRLQMEVEGQGEVEPAPTKGKKGTQRDFTSRVIDLVAPIGMGQRALIVAPPRTGKTVMLQSIASSISANHPEVFLIVLLIDERPEEVTDMARSVRGEVVASTFDEPAQRHVQVTEMVLEKAKRLVEHKRDVVILLDSITRLARAYNTVVPSSGKVLTGGVDANALQRPKRFFGAARNIEEGGSLTIIATALIDTGSRMDEVIFEEFKGTGNSELILDRKLADKRVFPAIDITKSGTRKEEMLVDRATLSKMWVLRRILAPMGTMDAMEFLLDKLKYSKSNNDFFEAMNN
- a CDS encoding universal stress protein, whose amino-acid sequence is MRILVILDRPETALLTLETVGLLIKKIPDCAIKILHPRLAADPKFQSPDEGIPSADDTTHFENEMAARSAALLRVFKEWRAISSPLEKAEWSEISGIPRAIVAEQAAMADLTVLGRPLSDDPDYVRQAFDGALYDAQATVLITPLQRKQTVATRPVIAWHPSASLEQLVIEAHPLLKQAAHVTVLIGEERENEEQTPDIVHELRSGNIPVCVERFIIPPSGAGEEIRKRALAAGGDLLVMGAYTHSHFLEWLFGGATQDILAHDTLPILTHH